A portion of the Sulfurospirillum diekertiae genome contains these proteins:
- the ndk gene encoding nucleoside-diphosphate kinase, with translation MENTLSIIKPDAVAKNVIGKIVDRFESNGLKIAAMKKVQLSQADAEAFYAVHASRPFFGDLVKFMISGPVVVMVLEGENAVLKNRDLMGATNPKEAAKGTIRADFADSIDANAVHGSDSLENAKNEINFFFARREIL, from the coding sequence GTGGAGAACACATTATCCATTATTAAACCAGATGCAGTAGCAAAAAATGTTATTGGTAAAATTGTTGACAGATTTGAATCAAATGGGTTAAAAATTGCAGCGATGAAAAAAGTCCAACTTAGTCAAGCAGATGCTGAGGCTTTTTATGCAGTGCATGCAAGTAGACCATTTTTTGGTGATCTTGTTAAATTTATGATCAGTGGACCTGTTGTGGTTATGGTTCTAGAAGGCGAAAATGCCGTTCTTAAAAATCGTGATCTTATGGGTGCAACGAATCCTAAAGAAGCAGCAAAAGGTACTATTAGAGCTGATTTTGCTGACAGTATTGATGCAAATGCAGTGCATGGTAGCGATAGTTTAGAAAATGCAAAAAACGAAATTAATTTCTTTTTTGCTAGAAGAGAAATTCTCTAA
- a CDS encoding DNA-binding protein: MKIEFKKVPTTGIHFETSLDEIKFFGEALKIDKTMVKCTGQLEGTLPHLCDRCGENFELTVNERVEVFAQEGLYEDQEGEELLNIIEFFDGSIDLDSILQGEIEAFKSDYHYCGQCEQLKGE; encoded by the coding sequence ATGAAGATTGAATTCAAAAAAGTTCCCACAACTGGGATTCATTTTGAAACATCTCTGGATGAAATTAAATTTTTTGGTGAAGCGTTAAAAATAGACAAAACAATGGTGAAATGCACAGGTCAATTGGAAGGAACACTTCCTCATTTGTGCGACCGATGTGGCGAAAATTTTGAATTAACGGTAAATGAGCGTGTTGAAGTCTTTGCACAAGAAGGTCTTTACGAAGATCAAGAGGGCGAAGAACTTTTAAATATAATAGAATTTTTTGATGGTTCGATTGATCTTGATTCAATACTTCAAGGTGAAATTGAAGCTTTCAAAAGCGATTACCACTATTGTGGACAATGTGAACAACTAAAAGGAGAATAA
- a CDS encoding DUF362 domain-containing protein: MAVKITDICIACGACIDECPVEAIVDDSDNPTGADIYYVYADKCVECVGHHDAPACAEACPTEGCIVWDAPYAGQPSRDEISADMRKGTTPCAE, translated from the coding sequence ATGGCAGTAAAAATTACTGATATTTGTATTGCATGTGGTGCCTGTATTGATGAGTGCCCGGTAGAAGCAATTGTAGACGATAGTGATAACCCAACAGGTGCAGATATCTATTATGTCTATGCTGACAAATGTGTTGAGTGTGTAGGACATCATGATGCTCCAGCATGTGCTGAAGCTTGCCCAACTGAAGGCTGTATCGTATGGGACGCTCCATATGCAGGACAACCAAGTCGTGACGAGATCAGTGCAGATATGCGAAAAGGCACAACGCCTTGCGCTGAATAA